The following is a genomic window from candidate division WOR-3 bacterium.
CTAAAAATATGAATTTCTCTCGGGTCGTAATGTATATTCGAATAAACTTCTGAAGTGTTGACAGAATTTTCATTGTCCATTGCCATTGTATCCTCCATCTTCAAAATTTTGAATGTACACCAAAAATCTTGGTAATTAACGGTACATCTGAATGAGTGCTGATTTTTGCCTTGCCTGACAGGTAAAGCTTTGAAATCAAGCAATCAGGGACATTCGTAACTGTTATTTTCATCCTTACCCAACCTCTGCCCCAGTCATCCGGATTTACAATTTCGTCTATTGCATCTACTGCACCATCAAGCCACGGATATTGCGGAAATGGATATGCGTTAAGAAAAATTTTAACCTTTGTTCCCCTCTTAACTTTAAAAACTTCGTTTTCGCTTATATGGCACGAAAAGTAAATGTTTTCTAAATTAAACAATTCAAGTAATTCATCCCCTTCATTAATTTTTTTTCCCACATCCAGTGCATTTTTTAGACAGCAAAAACCATCGATGGGTGAACAAACTACTGCTGCGGCTAACTTACTCTTTAAAGTAGATATTTCGTTTTGAATCACTTGTAACTCCCGCACTTTCTGCTTTATTAATCTCTTATATCGCTTATGTTGTATGACTACACTCTGGTTGTACACATTATATGTAGCGAGTTTAATCTTGTAGTCTCTCACTCTACTATCGTAATCTGATTTGCTTATTAGGTGTTTACTATAGAGAGTTTCTGCAATTATGTATTTTGAATATGCTTCATCGAGTTGATATTTTAACTGCTCTACACTAACATTCCCCCAAGATGATTCATAGAGAGAATTTTGAAATAAATTCTTTTCACTAATAAGTAACTCAGATATCTCATCCTCAAGATTCTCACGTTTGAATAAGAGCGAATATAATTCATTTTCGATAGCTGTTTTATCAAAAATAACCAGTGTATCCCCAATTTTAACCTCCTGGCAATCCTTAACAAATATGTATTTTACAATCCCGTTTATTTTTGAATACACCTTGATTTTATTTTTAGCATCAATATATCCTAAGGCAACAATCTCCTGTTTCGTACTCAATTTTATAATTAACAAAATGTTAATCACAGCAAGCAAAAAGATGATAAATAGAATAAATATTGCGTTTCTGCTCATAATATACAAGTATCGACGAATCATCCTGAAGACCTGGGTTTTCAAAATGACGATTTCCTTTGGCATAGAATTTTTTCCTCTGTTTTATCTAAATCAATAGGTATGTATTCTGTTACTAGCCAGAGCAACTTCCCATTCTCTGATAAATGGTTGCATTCGTGCGAAGAATTTAACATAAATTGTTTGCGCAAAAAATATGATAACTCAAAGAAGCTGTATGGACTTATAAGGTAGGTAGGTAGGTAGGTAGTATTTACTAATTCCTATTAATAGCATAGTCTATTCTATTAACATAATGTTTTTTGTCAAGAGGAAAATGAATGTGGGTAAAAAACCTGATTTTATGCGGGTTTGCACGATTTTGGTTCTTAACTTTGTAGTAAATTTTTGTAGCATATTTTCAAAAATTTTTAAAAGAAAGAAATTAATGTGGATAACTTCAAGACTTAAGTATTAAAAAGAAGCATAAGAAAGAATAGCAGTGAATATAACCCCAAAAAAGGAAAATACCTT
Proteins encoded in this region:
- a CDS encoding efflux RND transporter periplasmic adaptor subunit translates to MPKEIVILKTQVFRMIRRYLYIMSRNAIFILFIIFLLAVINILLIIKLSTKQEIVALGYIDAKNKIKVYSKINGIVKYIFVKDCQEVKIGDTLVIFDKTAIENELYSLLFKRENLEDEISELLISEKNLFQNSLYESSWGNVSVEQLKYQLDEAYSKYIIAETLYSKHLISKSDYDSRVRDYKIKLATYNVYNQSVVIQHKRYKRLIKQKVRELQVIQNEISTLKSKLAAAVVCSPIDGFCCLKNALDVGKKINEGDELLELFNLENIYFSCHISENEVFKVKRGTKVKIFLNAYPFPQYPWLDGAVDAIDEIVNPDDWGRGWVRMKITVTNVPDCLISKLYLSGKAKISTHSDVPLITKIFGVHSKF